The following DNA comes from Streptomyces pristinaespiralis.
GTGCGATGCCGACGTCGCCGAGCAGGACGTTCAGACCGAGTAACGCGGCCTCCGGGTCGGCCACTTCCGTCAGTCCCGTGGCCCGGACGGTGCCGCTGCGCACCATCGGATGGTCGAGCACGCCGCATCCGCGACCGCCGATCTCGCCAAGCCCTCTGGCCTCGCCCCGCAGCTCCGTCGGGCCGACGAGCGCCAGCCGGGCGCCGATCGCCTGCGCGAGTGCCAGTGCCTGCCATGCCTCCGCGACGA
Coding sequences within:
- a CDS encoding DUF6099 family protein; translated protein: MDAERLVRMCRQALAQSRAVPDIVAEAWQALALAQAIGARLALVGPTELRGEARGLGEIGGRGCGVLDHPMVRSGTVRATGLTEVADPEAALLGLNVLLGDVGIALVGVACATDDEGLYWQCIETIDAADESSDRVRGMLRRLAEREPDRPPETVRGRAGP